gcagagaagggaggccAGGGTGCTGATACCTGAACCCTGAGGCTAGGTGGCACTGCAGCAGAAGTCCCCGCCTCCCATCCCTTTGTGCCCAGTCTGGGGGAGCTCTGGCCAAATCCTTCGTCCCCAGCCTGTGGGGTCTCTAGCAgccaaggaagggaagagggcaCCACCTCCCCACACTAACCCTGCTCTTGATGGTCTCCAGGGTTCACAGCTCCAGGGAGAGGGGCAGCTGGGCAGGGCGGGATTCCCGGCCCACAAACCCCCTTCCCATCACCAGCCCGACCAAGCAACCATGACTGCAGCAGCAGGAGGGGACAGCATGGTTTCCTCCCCCCACCGTGTGACCAActtgcctctctctcccctctctccttgcctctgctcctccccacctcctccctgcctaccCACCCACCCGGCCCAGTCTTCGTGTGCCCAGGGACTCTGCAGAAGGTACTGGAGCCCACCTCCACACATGAGTCAGAGCACCAGTCTGGTGCCTGGTGCAAGGACCCGCTGCAGGCAGGTGACCGTATCTACGTCATGCCCTGGATCCCCTACCGCACGGACACACTGACTGAATATGCCTCGTGGGAGGACTATGTGGCTGCACGCCACACCACCACGTACCGACTGCCCAACCGTGTGGATGGCACTGGCTTTGTAGTCTACGACGGCGCAGTCTTCTACAACAAGGAGCGCACGCGCAACATCGTCAAGTATGACCTGCGGACTCGCATCAAGAGCGGAGAGACAGTCATCAACACAGCCAACTACCATGACACCTCGCCTTACCGTTGGGGAGGCAAGACCGACATTGACCTGGCGGTGGATGAGAACGGGCTGTGGGTCATCTATGCCACTGAGGGCAACAACGGGCGCCTGGTGGTGAGCCAGCTCAACCCCTACACGCTGCGCTTTGAGGGCACCTGGGAAACGGGCTACGACAAGCGCTCGGCCTCCAATGCCTTCATGGTATGTGGTGTCCTCTACGTGCTGCGCTCCGTGTATGTGGATGACGACAGTGAGGCGGCGGGCAACCGTGTGGACTATGCCTTCAACACCAATGCCAACCGAGAGGAGCCAGTCAGTCTCGCTTTCCCCAACCCCTACCAGTTTGTGTCCTCTGTTGACTACAACCCCCGGGACAACCAGCTGTATGTGTGGAATAACTACTTTGTGGTGCGCTACAGCCTGGAGTTCGGACCCCCAGATCCTAGTGCTGGTGAGAGGGGTCTGAGGGTGTAGGCCTCTTTGCATCCATTAGTCCTCGGTACCGGAATGTAGGGCCCACTGTAAGCTCTTGAGGATTAGGAGGTACAGAAAAATCCAGTTTGTGGCAAACACTGTCCACACCCTCACAGCTGCTGCTTCAACGTGCCTGCTGTCTTCAAAGCActgttttacagatgagggaTGATTGTGAAGCTTGAGGGTTGAACCCCAGGATTCTGGGCTCTACCCAGTGATCTGTGCTGCCCAGGCACATTCATGTGGGGTTGCTTAGGGGGTGCAGGATCAGATGCTTGCTGTAGTCTTGTTTTGCCTCCAGCTGGTGTTCCCATCACTAACCCAGAGCAACTCCAGAGCTCTAGAGAGCCTTAGCCAACCTTTGCAGAGGGGGACTGGGTACCCCCGAAGGAAAACGTAGCCAGGTTCCCGACCCCAATCAGCTGTGTCACAGATGAGTGGTGTTGTAGCCAGCACTTTTGACACACATCTCCAGTCCCGGCTCTGGGAGTGACACCTTGTGGTACATAGTAGAACATTTTCACCTTCTCATGGACTCATGAGTGTAGGGTACCTCTGAGCACAGGAGAGGTCAGGGGACCCAGGACAGCTTTTCCCGCCAATGAGTAAGAAGACATCACGATGCCAAGGGGCCTTGTGCTTGGGCTCATTGGTGGGCCTTGGGCATGGGTGTGACCCAGTCCTGTCCTCTCTACCTCCCAGGCCCAGCCACTTCTCCACCTCTCAGTACCACCACCACAGCTCGGCCCACACCCCTCACCAGCACAGCCTCTCCTGCAGCCACCACTCCACTCCGTCGGGCACCCCTCACCACACACCCAGTGGGTGCCATTAACCAGCTGGGACCTGACCTGCCTCCAGCAACAGCCCCAGCGCCCAGCACCCGGCGGCCCCCAGCTCCCAATCTGCATGTGTCCCCTGAGCTCTTCTGTGAACCCCGAGAGGTTCGGCGGGTCCAGTGGCCAGCCACCCAACAGGGTATGCTGGTGGAGAGGCCTTGCCCCAAGGGAACGCGAGGTGAGTGCTGGGGCCACAGCTGACTGCGAAGGGCTGGGAGGCCCACAGCTTAGCTATGCAGGTGCCACCTGCAGCTGAGCACCTGGGGAGCTGCCAATAATCCGGCTACCGGCCTCAGACTAAAGTAGCAAAGCCAGTTTCAGGACAAATGTGGGACAGAGAAGCAGCCCAGGTGCTCTGAGGTTTCAGAAAGTTTGGGAGAGGCTTTGTGGAGAAAACTTTCCACAGCCCATCTTGCCTAGGAGGCTAGGGTGGGCTACCTAGTGCCTTTTCCCAAGTGTTCCTCTCCTCATCCTctgctctgtctcctctcttgTTCCTTGTcctctcttcatttccttctctttgactTTCTTGTCCATCTCTACAGGAATTGCCTCGTTCCAGTGTCTCCCTGCTCTGGGGCTCTGGAATCCTCGGGGTCCTGACCTCAGTAACTGCACCTCCCCTTGGGTCAACCAAGTAGCCCAGAAGGTACCAGTAACTGCTGCCCCTTGCAGGCAGGCAATCCAGAGCCCAGGGTCAGCAGGAGTGGAAATGGCTTGGGAGATATATAGGGCAAGGGGCATCCTTTTACCTGACCCGTGTGTGGGAAAGGCTAGCAGGGAGAAGAGGGCAGGTGAAGAGGGAATGTGGACCAGGGCAGGCCAGTGCCCAGAAGACCTGaggtcccttcctcccctcctcacacagATTAAGAGTGGAGAGAATGCAGCCAACATTGCTAGTGAGCTGGCCCGCCATACGCGGGGCTCCATCTACGCTGGGGACGTGTCCTCATCGGTGAAGCTGATGGAACAACTGTTAGACATCCTGGATGCCCAGCTCCAGGCCCTCCGGCCCATTGAGCGTGAGTCAGCTGGCAAGAACTACAACAAGGTAGGCATCTGTACCTTCTGCCACCCCACAGTGACCAGTGAGGGACACAATACCCCAGGGGCTGCTGGCATTCACTGCCGCACTGCCTTGAGCAGTGCTAGAGGTGGGGTTCCTGAGGAAGGTCTCAGGGCCCCAGAGTCTGAGCACTGTAGCTTGAGGAGCAGTGCCTGGAGTCCCCACCCATCACtacctccatctctttctccagaTGCACAAGCGAGAGAGAACCTGCAAGGATTATATCAAGGTGAGCTCCGTGTGGTACAGATTGTGGGgatgaagggaagagagagaagaggatatTAAGACTATCCCAAGGAGCTAAGAATGTGGGGGACTCATGGTATTGTCCCTGCTACACACAGGCCGTGGTGGAGACGGTGGACAACCTGCTCCGGCCAGAGGCACTTGAGTCCTGGAAAGACATGAATGCCACGGAACAGGTGCATACAGCCACCATGCTCCTAGATGTCCTGGAGGAGGGGGCCTTTCTGCTGGCCGACAATGTCAGGGAACCCGCTCGCTTCTTAGCTGCCAAGCAGAATGTGGGTGAGTACTGTAGCCACCCCAGAGCCAACCCCAAACTGCAGGGGTGTTGGTTTCCCAATTCCTGGCCTGTGGTTTCGCTGCAGGTTCATGGGGTAGCATGAACCCTGTTTGGGGATGGACACTGGTAACGTATCCTTTCTGCCTTTGCTTTCACAGTCCTGGAGGTGACTGTCCTGAACACAGAGGGTCAAGTGCAGGAGTTGGTGTTTCCCCAGGAATATCCCAGCGAGAACTCCATCCAGCTGTCTGCCAACACCATCAAGCAGAATAGCCGCAATGGTCAGTGTCCCTTGGGGTTTGTCCACAAGCACGTGCACACTGCCCACTTGGTACCTTGATCTTGACTCTCTGGAACACAACAGTCATGTGTTTTAATCACGGTTTATCTGCCATGAGTATGGATGTCCCGAAGCCCTGTAGAGGCTCTAGAAGACGTTTTGCCATTTGaggctgagacacagagagaccaggggaTCTGCCCAAGGTCACACGAAGTAAGGGAGGGTCAGAGAGCCAGCCTGTATGTCCTGGCCTCTGTGTTTGATCTCCCACTGCTGAACAATGGCCTGTGGAAATGGCTTCTGAACTTCTGCTGCTTCAACTGGGCCACCGCCCAGATAGAAGTGCATGGCTGAGGATGGCCACTATATCGCCCtgtgcccatcttcctcagggGTGGTCAAGGTTGTCTTCATCCTCTACAACAACTTGGGCCTGTTCTTGTCCACGGAGAATGCCACGGTGAAGCTGGCAGGCGAGACAGGGACCGGTGGCCCTGGCGGTGCCTCCCTGGTGGTGAACTCGCAGGTCATCGCAGCTTCCATCAATAAGGAATCAAGCCGCGTCTTCCTCATGGACCCTGTCATCTTTACTGTGGCTCACTTGGAGGTGAGCTCAGGTGTACCCCTCCCTCGCTGGAGGTCCCAGCATCCCCTGTTCCTGGACTACGTATCCCCCGCTATTGTTGACCCACCTGAGAGTAAGTTTCAGCTCCCCTGCTTCAGCTTGGACCATGTGTCCCCTAGAGCTGGTGGTCACCTTGGGTCCTAGGCACTTCCTTCACACCTGTCACTGTCCCCGTAGCTGGTTTTGAGGGCAGGAATAGGGCTTGCAGTTTTGACACCCTGTCCACCACCATACAACAGGCCAAGAACCACTTCAATGCAAACTGCTCCTTCTGGAACTACTCAGAGCGCTCCATGCTGGGCTACTGGTCAACCCAGGGCTGCCGCCTGGTGGAGTCCAATAAGACCCATACCACATGTGCCTGCAGCCACCTCACCAACTTCGCAGTGCTCATGGCTCACCGAGAGATCGTAAGCTGGCCGGCGCTCAGCTGCTCCGGGCGGGCCTGCTTGCTGCTGGCCTGGCTTTGCATGGCACCCTAGAGAGCACACAGCATGGGCAATGCCTGCGAGGCCAGCTCATGGCCATGGGGACCACCAGACTTGCCTAGGGCATGAGGCCTTGCATCTGGCTCCCCTGGCCCCGAGGCACTCTGGGGAAGGCAGTTGGTGTCACATTGTCTTCTCTCCAAGCGCCTTCCAGAGCATGAGGAAAAGAGCTGCACCGCCTGCACAGGGGTGGGGGCCGCTCTGTGGCTGGGTGGGTAGCGCTGGAGGTCCTTACCTGCAGCTGTCACCTGGCCAAGCCCTGAGTGCCTCCCTACTCCTGTCCCCTAGTACCAGGGCCGGATCAATGAGCTGCTGCTGTCGGTCATCACCTGGGTGGGCATTGTCATCTCCCTGGTCTGTCTGGCCATCTGTATCTCCACCTTCTGCTTCCTGCGAGGCCTGCAGACCGACCGCAACACCATCCACAAGAACCTGTGCATCAACCTCTTCCTTGCCGAGCTGCTCTTCCTGGTTGGGATAGACAAGACTCAGTATGAGGTGAGCCGCACCTGGGGCCGAGGCTGGGCGGTGGGAGGGGCCGCAGCTGATGAGCGGCCTCTTACTGGTGTGCTCTCCCAGGTTGCCTGCCCCATCTTTGCAGGCCTGCTGCACTACTTTTTCCTGGCCGCGTTTTCCTGGCTGTGCCTGGAAGGTGTGCACCTCTACCTGCTGCTGGTGGAAGTGTTTGAAAGCGAATACTCACGCACCAAGTACTATTACCTGGGCGGCTACTGCTTCCCAGCCCTGGTGGTAGGCATCGCAGCTGCCATTGACTACCGAAGCTATGGCACCGAGAAGGCGTGAGTGTCTCTGTTATCCCTGTGGTCTTCGTCTGTTTGGCTCTTGAGTGGCTGGCTTTCCTTGGGCCGGGGCTGGGATGGCCAGTCTTTCAGGCATCTCTCCACTCTGGTTGTCTTTCATTTTAGCTGCTGGCTGAGAGTTGACAACTACTTCATCTGGAGCTTCATTGGGCCTGTTTCCTTTGTCATTGTGGTAAGTGGCACTCCAAGTACTGGGCTCCTTtcatccaggctggtcttgaccctAATCTTGGCTTTTCAAAAACGGCATTGGTGTAAAAATCTGTCAGAACCAAACATGGGCcagggcatggctcagtggtgagcACTTGCCCACTATgcaaaaggccctgggttctaatTCTAAAaccacacagacataaacacacacacacctgagctgTAGCTAAAAAGCCCAGGCCAACAAAGTCCATTGTCTTCAACACTGAGGCCAGTGCACCAGCAGCTGTGGTTTCATGCCAAGCCATGACCCTTGGCCTCACAGCAATGACAGCAAGTAACAGATGAGAGTAGTGGGCACTTTGGGCCCCCATCGGCAGAGAAGGCCCTGAGGAAGGGGTTGGAGCAGAGACTGAGCCCTTCCTGTACTCTACCCAGGTGAACCTGGTGTTCCTCATGGTGACCCTGCACAAGATGATCCGGAGCTCATCAGTGCTCAAGCCTGACTCCAGTCGCCTTGACAACATCAAGTGAGCCCTCACCCTGGGCCCTCAGGGTTCCCAGAACCCTTTGTTCCCCGCTGGTTCTATGCGGTGGGGTTTGTGCATGGTGTGGGCCCTATTCAGCAGGGTCAGAAAGTGCAGCAGTCCATGGAGCCTGTGCTTTCAGGCCTGCCACTGCAGGTTtagtgtgagtctgtgtgtgggcACCTTGAAAACTGGGTCACAAAGGGAGTCTGAGTGGACTGAAAGTCTGGCCAAAGTGATGAAGTTGGCAGGGAATGACCCGTCACCTGAAGCCAACCCTCGGTGTCAACCTGGAGGCCTTGGGGCTGGGCTGTCTTCACTGGTGAGCAGTGTGATTGCCTGTCCTCCTGGTCACCAGGTCCTGGGCGCTGGGCGCCATTGCGCTGCTCTTCCTGCTGGGCCTCACCTGGGCTTTCGGCCTCCTCTTCATCAACAAGGAGTCTGTAGTCATGGCCTATCTCTTCACTACCTTCAACGCCTTCCAGGGGGTCTTCATCTTTGTCTTTCACTGCGCCTTACAGAAAAAGGTGAGGGTGGCAGAGCTCTCCTTGGACATTCTGGACCCCGGAATGAAAGGACTCAGGTGCACCTTGGCCCTCAGTGTGTCCCCTGGACACCTGCCTTCTGTGGAACCATCTGAGTCTGGTGGGGCTGGGGGGATTCAGCCAAGAGTAAAAGAGATTCCAGAAATAAAGCAGGACACAAAGGCATCGTAGCACAGAGCAGGTACAGCCCTAAGTGGCAGACAGCTGGTAGCCACAGCATTAAGACTTCTGCCATAACCATCTAAGGATAACCATGTAAGGATAGAAGGAATGGTTCCAGGGAAACCCTTGTCTGACTTTGAgtgtactgcacacacatagagcacatacatacatgcaggcaaagcatcaatacacataaaattttttctTGCAAACCACAcgagggctgaggatgtggctgagttggtagaatgcttgcctagcatacatgaagtCTGTCCCATCCCCAGTATCACGGATTGGGAACGGGGATGCATGCCTAGAGTTGTAGTACCggggaggtaggggcaggggTATCAGGAGCTCAGTCATAATGTTCCCTGTGCCTGGCACACGGTACATGTTCCTGAAAGATGTGTCGAGTCTGAGAACGctggaataaataaatgattgagGGAGTCGATGGTGGTAAAGAAAAGAGAGTGGGCCGTAGTGATAGCCTGAATAGCTGGCCACCAGGGACATAGATGACCAGAGTTTCTGTGGCCTGCCAGCTCCGAGGATGACTGATGGGGAAGGTGCAGGTCCCCACCGTCAGCTGCCCCCCGTCCCTCCCTGCACAGGTGCACAAGGAGTACAGCAAGTGCCTGCGTCACTCCTACTGCTGCATCCGCTCCCCACCTGGGGGTACTCACGGCTCCCTCAAGACCTCAGCCATGCGAAGTAACACCCGATACTACACGGGGACCCAGGTACCCAAGCAGGGAAGGCATATCCAGCATGTTTCTCTGTGGCCAAGAGGCAGGAGTGTCTGCCAGAGCCTCAGAAAGATCTGGAGGGCAGGGTGGTTAGAGATCCCCTCATGTTTGGGCTGTGTCCTCAGAGCCGAATCCGGAGGATGTGGAACGACACCGTGAGGAAACAGACAGAGTCCTCCTTTATGGCAGGTGACGTCAACAGCACCCCCACCCTGAACCGAGGTGaggtctccccagccctgggtccTCTCTCAGAAGCTCCTTGTCCCAAGTCTCTAGGCTGCCTTGTAACCTCTGATCCTTCCCTTGGGCAGGTACCATGGGGAATCATCTACTGACCAACCCCGTGCTACAACCCCGTGGGGGCACCAGCCCATACAATACACTCATTGCAGAGTCTGTGGGCTTCAATCCTTCCTCGCCCCCAGTCTTCAACTCCCCAGGTGAGGACACTTGGGCTGGCTGGATGCCAGGGAAGAGCAGAGTCCCAGGTCGGGAGGCCCCAAGGGCAGGTCCTGAGGGGGCTCTGCTTAGCTCATTCTTGTCTTGTCTTCTCTTGCGGGCTGGCATCTACAGGAAGCTACAGGGAACCCAGTAAGTACCGCTGTCTCCTGGAAGCACTTCCATAGCGGGGAGGGGGACAAAGGCAGACCCTTCTTCTGTAGCTTCATAGGGACTGGAAACTTAGGGTGTCCCTTTCTACAGGCTCTGGCATGGCAGCCAGGTGAGGACTTTCAGGTAGGGAATGAAAGTGGGGGTCCAAGCCTAGTTGGTGTACCTGGCTACACTGGCCTCCACTTGCTGAAGTTGTGGCACTTACAAGGGAACCCTGGGTGAACTGGCCCGTATACATCCTCATGGGCTGCTAGGcggcagaccccccccccaaacaggagagagagaggaaagagagacctGAGGCTCTGGGACAGACCTCTGTGCTCCCTTTGTCTACCACGTGACCAGGCTCATCCTTACTGCCCCCTCTGCCCTGCAGAGCACCCCTTGGGAGGCCGGGAAGCCTGTGGCATGGACACCCTGCCCCTTAACGGCAACTTCAACAACAGCTACTCCTTGAGAAGCGGGGATTTCCCTCCAGGGGATGGGGGTCCTGAGCCACCCCGAGGTCGGAACCTGGCCGATGCCGCTGCCTTTGAGAAGATGATCATCTCAGAGCTGGTGCACAACAACCTGCGGGGGGCCAGTGGGGGCGCCAAAGGGCCTCCGCCGGAGCCTCCTGTGCCACCCGTGCCAGGGGTCAGTGAGGACGAGGCCGGCGGGCCTGGGGGTGCTGACCGGGCAGAGATTGAACTTCTCTACAAGGCCCTGGAGGAGCCACTGCTGCTGCCCCGGGCCCAGTCGGTGCTGTACCAGAGTGATCTGGATGAGTCGGAGAGCTGCACGGCAGAGGATGGGGCCACCAGTCGGCCCCTTTCCTCACCTCCCGGCCGGGACTCCCTCTATGCCAGCGGGGCCAACCTGCGGGACTCGCCCTCCTACCCGGACAGCAGCCCCGAAGGGCCTAATGaggccctgcccccaccccctcctgcccCCCCTGGGCCCCCAGAAATCTACTACACCTCCCGCCCGCCGGCCCTGGTGGCTCGGAATCCCCTACAGGGCTACTACCAGGTGCGGCGGCCCAGCCATGAGGGCTACCTGGCAGCCCCCAGTCTCGAGGGGCCAGGGCCCGATGGGGATGGGCAGATGCAGTTGGTCACCAGTCTCTGAGGGGCCTCATGGACCAGAGGCCGGGGGCCTGGCCAGGGAGGGAACCCAGGAGGGGCTCTGGTGGGAGCAGAGACTGACGGAGGCAGTGGCTGGTGGGCCACTCTCTCCAGGTGCCCCTCAGCCCGTGGGCCCCACAGTCCCCTCGGGGGCTCTGACCTGGGCCCCAGGTGCCAGGGTTAGTAGACAGGGTTTCCACCAGCCACAGGCCCCAGCCTCTCTAGGGGAGTGCAATGAGGAAAAGCACTTGGGCCCTGGGAGTAGGGGAGAAGCTGGTAGGTATGACCAACTTCTGACTCTCCCTGCCTGTGGAGGAAGAGCAAGGGATAAGGCTTCCCTAGGATTTTAGGGGGTTGCCGCTTTTGAGGTGGCCAAAGCCTTGCAGGATCCAGTTTATCAGCTGCTCCTCCCCATCTACCGGAGGGGAGCAGTGGGGCAGCGGGACAGATGGACAGGATCCTCCCTGCCAGGTTCCTTGTGCCCTGGAGACTGGGCCTTGCACCACAGGCAGGCCGAGGCCTGGAGATGGGCAGTGGGGGCTGGTGGTTATCGAGGAACTTTCTCTGAAGCTCCTTTCTCCCTTGCTATCGGTCCTTGTCTCCCAAGCAAGCCTGCCCTTCAACCCTCAGAGTGCACCCAATGACCCCCTCCCTTGGGGTGACTCCCGATGAAGCACAACTCCCCGCAGGGCCCCTAACCCACTGGGGTGGCCATATCTGGGCAGTTCCCAGTCCTGTGGGCTGGGCTATCTGGGGAGCAGATTTGGGGTCTGGGGCTCCCTGAGGAGTGGGTCCTGGGTTTGGATCTTTCCCTAGGGGGTCCTCTtacc
Above is a window of Microtus pennsylvanicus isolate mMicPen1 chromosome 6, mMicPen1.hap1, whole genome shotgun sequence DNA encoding:
- the Adgrl1 gene encoding adhesion G protein-coupled receptor L1 isoform X5: MARLAAALWSLCVTTVLVTSATQGLSRAGLPFGLMRRELACEGYPIELRCPGSDVIMVENANYGRTDDKICDADPFQMENVQCYLPDAFKIMSQRCNNRTQCVVVAGSDAFPDPCPGTYKYLEVQYDCVPYKVEQKVFVCPGTLQKVLEPTSTHESEHQSGAWCKDPLQAGDRIYVMPWIPYRTDTLTEYASWEDYVAARHTTTYRLPNRVDGTGFVVYDGAVFYNKERTRNIVKYDLRTRIKSGETVINTANYHDTSPYRWGGKTDIDLAVDENGLWVIYATEGNNGRLVVSQLNPYTLRFEGTWETGYDKRSASNAFMVCGVLYVLRSVYVDDDSEAAGNRVDYAFNTNANREEPVSLAFPNPYQFVSSVDYNPRDNQLYVWNNYFVVRYSLEFGPPDPSAGPATSPPLSTTTTARPTPLTSTASPAATTPLRRAPLTTHPVGAINQLGPDLPPATAPAPSTRRPPAPNLHVSPELFCEPREVRRVQWPATQQGMLVERPCPKGTRGIASFQCLPALGLWNPRGPDLSNCTSPWVNQVAQKIKSGENAANIASELARHTRGSIYAGDVSSSVKLMEQLLDILDAQLQALRPIERESAGKNYNKMHKRERTCKDYIKAVVETVDNLLRPEALESWKDMNATEQVHTATMLLDVLEEGAFLLADNVREPARFLAAKQNVVLEVTVLNTEGQVQELVFPQEYPSENSIQLSANTIKQNSRNGVVKVVFILYNNLGLFLSTENATVKLAGETGTGGPGGASLVVNSQVIAASINKESSRVFLMDPVIFTVAHLEAKNHFNANCSFWNYSERSMLGYWSTQGCRLVESNKTHTTCACSHLTNFAVLMAHREIYQGRINELLLSVITWVGIVISLVCLAICISTFCFLRGLQTDRNTIHKNLCINLFLAELLFLVGIDKTQYEVACPIFAGLLHYFFLAAFSWLCLEGVHLYLLLVEVFESEYSRTKYYYLGGYCFPALVVGIAAAIDYRSYGTEKACWLRVDNYFIWSFIGPVSFVIVVNLVFLMVTLHKMIRSSSVLKPDSSRLDNIKSWALGAIALLFLLGLTWAFGLLFINKESVVMAYLFTTFNAFQGVFIFVFHCALQKKVHKEYSKCLRHSYCCIRSPPGGTHGSLKTSAMRSNTRYYTGTQSRIRRMWNDTVRKQTESSFMAGDVNSTPTLNRGTMGNHLLTNPVLQPRGGTSPYNTLIAESVGFNPSSPPVFNSPGSYREPKHPLGGREACGMDTLPLNGNFNNSYSLRSGDFPPGDGGPEPPRGRNLADAAAFEKMIISELVHNNLRGASGGAKGPPPEPPVPPVPGVSEDEAGGPGGADRAEIELLYKALEEPLLLPRAQSVLYQSDLDESESCTAEDGATSRPLSSPPGRDSLYASGANLRDSPSYPDSSPEGPNEALPPPPPAPPGPPEIYYTSRPPALVARNPLQGYYQVRRPSHEGYLAAPSLEGPGPDGDGQMQLVTSL
- the Adgrl1 gene encoding adhesion G protein-coupled receptor L1 isoform X8 translates to MQSRFSSFQGMGGWGGAPHLSDISAALVPPPEPGMVTVFVCPGTLQKVLEPTSTHESEHQSGAWCKDPLQAGDRIYVMPWIPYRTDTLTEYASWEDYVAARHTTTYRLPNRVDGTGFVVYDGAVFYNKERTRNIVKYDLRTRIKSGETVINTANYHDTSPYRWGGKTDIDLAVDENGLWVIYATEGNNGRLVVSQLNPYTLRFEGTWETGYDKRSASNAFMVCGVLYVLRSVYVDDDSEAAGNRVDYAFNTNANREEPVSLAFPNPYQFVSSVDYNPRDNQLYVWNNYFVVRYSLEFGPPDPSAGPATSPPLSTTTTARPTPLTSTASPAATTPLRRAPLTTHPVGAINQLGPDLPPATAPAPSTRRPPAPNLHVSPELFCEPREVRRVQWPATQQGMLVERPCPKGTRGIASFQCLPALGLWNPRGPDLSNCTSPWVNQVAQKIKSGENAANIASELARHTRGSIYAGDVSSSVKLMEQLLDILDAQLQALRPIERESAGKNYNKMHKRERTCKDYIKAVVETVDNLLRPEALESWKDMNATEQVHTATMLLDVLEEGAFLLADNVREPARFLAAKQNVVLEVTVLNTEGQVQELVFPQEYPSENSIQLSANTIKQNSRNGVVKVVFILYNNLGLFLSTENATVKLAGETGTGGPGGASLVVNSQVIAASINKESSRVFLMDPVIFTVAHLEAKNHFNANCSFWNYSERSMLGYWSTQGCRLVESNKTHTTCACSHLTNFAVLMAHREIYQGRINELLLSVITWVGIVISLVCLAICISTFCFLRGLQTDRNTIHKNLCINLFLAELLFLVGIDKTQYEVACPIFAGLLHYFFLAAFSWLCLEGVHLYLLLVEVFESEYSRTKYYYLGGYCFPALVVGIAAAIDYRSYGTEKACWLRVDNYFIWSFIGPVSFVIVVNLVFLMVTLHKMIRSSSVLKPDSSRLDNIKSWALGAIALLFLLGLTWAFGLLFINKESVVMAYLFTTFNAFQGVFIFVFHCALQKKVHKEYSKCLRHSYCCIRSPPGGTHGSLKTSAMRSNTRYYTGTQSRIRRMWNDTVRKQTESSFMAGDVNSTPTLNRGTMGNHLLTNPVLQPRGGTSPYNTLIAESVGFNPSSPPVFNSPGSYREPTRDQAHPYCPLCPAEHPLGGREACGMDTLPLNGNFNNSYSLRSGDFPPGDGGPEPPRGRNLADAAAFEKMIISELVHNNLRGASGGAKGPPPEPPVPPVPGVSEDEAGGPGGADRAEIELLYKALEEPLLLPRAQSVLYQSDLDESESCTAEDGATSRPLSSPPGRDSLYASGANLRDSPSYPDSSPEGPNEALPPPPPAPPGPPEIYYTSRPPALVARNPLQGYYQVRRPSHEGYLAAPSLEGPGPDGDGQMQLVTSL
- the Adgrl1 gene encoding adhesion G protein-coupled receptor L1 isoform X6, which codes for MARLAAALWSLCVTTVLVTSATQGLSRAGLPFGLMRRELACEGYPIELRCPGSDVIMVENANYGRTDDKICDADPFQMENVQCYLPDAFKIMSQRCNNRTQCVVVAGSDAFPDPCPGTYKYLEVQYDCVPYIFVCPGTLQKVLEPTSTHESEHQSGAWCKDPLQAGDRIYVMPWIPYRTDTLTEYASWEDYVAARHTTTYRLPNRVDGTGFVVYDGAVFYNKERTRNIVKYDLRTRIKSGETVINTANYHDTSPYRWGGKTDIDLAVDENGLWVIYATEGNNGRLVVSQLNPYTLRFEGTWETGYDKRSASNAFMVCGVLYVLRSVYVDDDSEAAGNRVDYAFNTNANREEPVSLAFPNPYQFVSSVDYNPRDNQLYVWNNYFVVRYSLEFGPPDPSAGPATSPPLSTTTTARPTPLTSTASPAATTPLRRAPLTTHPVGAINQLGPDLPPATAPAPSTRRPPAPNLHVSPELFCEPREVRRVQWPATQQGMLVERPCPKGTRGIASFQCLPALGLWNPRGPDLSNCTSPWVNQVAQKIKSGENAANIASELARHTRGSIYAGDVSSSVKLMEQLLDILDAQLQALRPIERESAGKNYNKMHKRERTCKDYIKAVVETVDNLLRPEALESWKDMNATEQVHTATMLLDVLEEGAFLLADNVREPARFLAAKQNVVLEVTVLNTEGQVQELVFPQEYPSENSIQLSANTIKQNSRNGVVKVVFILYNNLGLFLSTENATVKLAGETGTGGPGGASLVVNSQVIAASINKESSRVFLMDPVIFTVAHLEAKNHFNANCSFWNYSERSMLGYWSTQGCRLVESNKTHTTCACSHLTNFAVLMAHREIYQGRINELLLSVITWVGIVISLVCLAICISTFCFLRGLQTDRNTIHKNLCINLFLAELLFLVGIDKTQYEVACPIFAGLLHYFFLAAFSWLCLEGVHLYLLLVEVFESEYSRTKYYYLGGYCFPALVVGIAAAIDYRSYGTEKACWLRVDNYFIWSFIGPVSFVIVVNLVFLMVTLHKMIRSSSVLKPDSSRLDNIKSWALGAIALLFLLGLTWAFGLLFINKESVVMAYLFTTFNAFQGVFIFVFHCALQKKVHKEYSKCLRHSYCCIRSPPGGTHGSLKTSAMRSNTRYYTGTQSRIRRMWNDTVRKQTESSFMAGDVNSTPTLNRGTMGNHLLTNPVLQPRGGTSPYNTLIAESVGFNPSSPPVFNSPGSYREPKHPLGGREACGMDTLPLNGNFNNSYSLRSGDFPPGDGGPEPPRGRNLADAAAFEKMIISELVHNNLRGASGGAKGPPPEPPVPPVPGVSEDEAGGPGGADRAEIELLYKALEEPLLLPRAQSVLYQSDLDESESCTAEDGATSRPLSSPPGRDSLYASGANLRDSPSYPDSSPEGPNEALPPPPPAPPGPPEIYYTSRPPALVARNPLQGYYQVRRPSHEGYLAAPSLEGPGPDGDGQMQLVTSL